The sequence ACCCTGCACTGTGATTTCATTATGTGAACTTGAAGTATTTTatatttgattgattgattgattgattgattgattcaTTAATTCAATCATTTGTTCGTTCGttcatttgtttgtttattcaTTCATATTCATATTATCAACAACAGTTTTtagcaataattatatatacatatagccaCATCTTTGCAAAACTGTAActctatttaattaattatttacttAGGTTTCAATTGTATCAACAATGTAGTGTTTTGTTGACAGCCATGCATGTAGTAGCTATTGGTTTCCAGTCTCATGATCACTGATGCTATTCATAtccaaaataattttaaattgcCATGCAAATAGGCAAAACCTGGTTTATTTGTAGTTCTATCTAACTTACATAGAAACAAGTCAGACAGGCGGGAGAAACTATACATAGTCCCCAGTAAACAAAGTTAAATGCCCTAGCTTATCAAGCAGTGTTCAGTTTGTTTCCATGCTTTTGGCTTTATGCATTAAAGTGAACTCCTTGTTACATCTATATGAGTGAGTCTGATGTGACATTACTGTTCTATACGTACTTATTAGGAAGAGATATCTTCATTCCACCATGCTGCTAGTCAGGGAGACCTTGAATTGATCAAAGAGTTCATTGAAGTACAAGATTTGTCGGCAGATGAAGCAGACGAGGTACATTTAAtcttacatgtatatactgtatgtgcaaCTAATCTAGCCAAGTATCCATATAAtgtacagtgttgggcaagttactttgtaaaggtaactagttacatattacatgttacttgcaactgaactgtttagttacaattacatattacccataaaataaagtaactataataatattacatattatattactttgtgtccacagctttaagctgtcacgtgtgaaactaccaccttataaCGTggcatgattgcgttgttggacaatgtgcaaatcttggttataagtaagaagccgGTGAATAAGCTTTATTCAGTAGATTTTgctacttcattgtggctaggcgttactcagtggattactaacaagattagtaacttcgttacttgtagtaataatattacgtaatgttagattcgttacagtaactatattacttaggtaacgcattacatttgtaagtaaagtaacttgagttatattaccagatttatagcgtatttcgttatattacttagttaccacaaaagtaatactattacataacgcgttacataagtaacgcattactcccaacactgataatgTATTACATGAAGTGTAGTCTCCTTCACTTATAACCTATTGTCTTAGTGACTTATGTACATAGATGAATCTCACAAACACATAGCTACATAATGCATGCTTGCACAGATAATAGAATAATCATTTTCTGTAGACATGGTCCATTCATAGAAAGAATCTTCCTACAGAATTTCATACAATTCTGTGGTGATGTTATATCATGCATGAGTGTTCACACAGGGTTAAGTAAAGGATGAGAAGTGTTGGGTGGCCATTACAACATAATGAGGAAAATGATGGAGATCACAAGCTAACAAGCATTTGATTAATTGTAGATACAGTACCACACATTAAGAGTTCAAAATTTATTTGTTCACCCCAATTGAGAATTTTCATCCATTCTTACTTCACTGAGCCAGTGTCAAGACCATGCACAGGcacattgtacatacagtacatagtaaAATAATAGGAAAAGTGACATCTGGAATCTATACTGATAAAGTTGCACAATACAGCCGGCTATCACCATGGCTAACCTAGTATattacactatactacacaaacCTTACACTAGCACACCTTGCACACTGACATTTACCAAAATAGAATACTTTAGTTTGTTGGACATCTGAATCCATACTGGTTCATTATACTAGTGGCTCTAGACATAATGTGGATTATCTATTCAGTAACAGCTGCAGCATATAAAACCATAATGTGTGGTTAAATGGTGACAAGACAACATGGTACATATAAGGCTTGCATTCCATCACAATTATTTCAATTTCTGCGTAAACACATACTCATACTTTACAgtagacagtcacatatagagaTCAACACTTCCTGACCATGCATGTTCCCTTTCAGAGGCAAAGAATGTAAAACCAAGACATAAATCTTTTCTTATGTTATGGAGTCGTTGTTTCCATCAAGTCCTTAgtttacataatagttagacttcagaccacaggggtctaagtgatttactaaattacttagacccctgtggtctgaagtctaagttattcagaccctttatgtagttgttgtaccttaacactgttgacagctgcttgtagcAGAGTCATTAGTAGAAACAGGCCATTACTCCATCTGCAACAACAGTTActggttttaaaaaaaatttcaggtggcgatgcgttgccaatgCTACCAGTGCAAGTgtgcgtaataaacatgaaaagggtctaagtaaacatgaaagggtctaagtaaacatgaaaaggtctaagtaaacatgaaaaggatCTAAGTAACTCAGATACCTCCAAAATCTAtcaaatccaccacaaaaaaGGGTCTAAAGGATGATATCACTGTAATGAAATACCTCATGGGTCTAAAACTATGTACTGCTCTGcttagtactgtatgttattaCGTATGTGGTTCCCTCAATAAGGTGGTCCAGTGTATCTATATAATTTTTTATATAGTCCATTATGATTTTGCAATTgcctattatgtttttgagcAATGCTTCAAAATCATGCTCAATTGTATTATTATGTGCCAACTATGTTCTTGTATCTTAAAGATATTGCATATCTTTGTTGTCTATTTTACATTTGCTACACATGCCCTATGACTGGAAACTTTCGGATAGTTACAAATGATTAGACTTGTCTTCAGTCAATGATGATAAGCAAGTTAATGATGATAAGCAATAATAAGTTGACCAACTACAATAAAATTCCCATTTTCTTTGTTAGTATACATTATGGTTGAAATGAAATGTACTTAAAACATTCCCAGTAGTTATCATAGAGACATAGCAAGCCTAATAAAATTGTTGACATTACAACAGCAAGTGTGTGAAGGCTTCTCTAAGATAGGGAAAGATAAATACTTGATGGTGAAAAGGTAAACTAATTATACTAATATTACTTGAATTTCTATGGTTAAAAAGTTTTTCTGTCTGTACCACCTGAAGGCAACAAGAAGTCTCACATattataacaaaagttatccagcctgcataattattatacagttgAAATTTCCCTGTCCCTACCACTCAACAACTAACTTCCCTCACTTAAGTCATGTACCAGATGATGCAATACTAAGTCATATAAAGTCATTCACATGAAAACACTGACACAAAACTAGACATACATCATTATCACTTATATGGTATAGTCTAATTAATAGCCTTGTTTGGAGGATGGAAGTCATGGCAGTGATATCCATTTATGTATATGAAAGAAGCCACCAATAGGTGATGAGTGGGTTTAAAGTATTCTGTTTTGGAGCAATGTTTGATGAAGGTTGTAACATAGTAGCTTAGTCAAAACATGTTTACGCCTTGTACCAACTTCTTATCACCTGGCTATTTAAAATTAAAATCAATGTATATTCCTTGAACAAAAAAAATGACCAATGCCTGAAATGCACAACAGGATCATGCCAAGTTGGAGTGCTGTAGTCATGCTTACATGTAGTAGTTTACCAGTATGTGATATTGTCTACATTAAACTGATGGCATTAATATGCTACATAAATACCTTAATATGAATCCTGCTGTTAGGATGGTTGGACTCCACTGATGTGTGCATCTCAACGTGGTCAGTGTGAAGCAGTAGAGATGTTGGTCAGTACATACCATGCTGATATTAACCGTCAGGATAAggtaaataattatatagatgTGCAAAATAGAGCAGATTTTCTTTATCTTGTGTACAGTACAACAGCCAGCCAATTAaagtatgtgtatttgtgtcCCCTCAGATACACTGTTAGTGTATATTCGCATCATCAATAGAcaaaaactgtgtacatgtagtCCTGTAAATGACAAAAAATTGGCGTGACTTAATAAAGTTAGGTAAATCAGCATGCAGACAAAAATTTGATGGAGTTACCATACAGCTAATAtagaacaataatattatactgaataGCATAAAAGTTTGGCCAGTTAATTTCTTCACATTATGTCCTCACATTTGCCATACTTTTAGATTACTCCAAACGTTGTTGTTTATACTGTAGTATCCAACATTCATAataatgtgtacacacacaggggcagatccagggtgTGGCAAGGGAGGTACACCATGGTAGTAGTCATAtggagcagggggtctggggggctaGCAGCTAAAGCTATATTTCATATGTTGCAAGACTAGTActaaaattttgatgtagaatggttttatgcacaaatatatCTAAACCATAATGTTTTCTAAGTGGACTAGAGTTGTATTAGGGAttagtgacagtcatgagtacttcagctagctatagctaaataaataattatagacctaaagaatggcatacacaagatcatgtgcatttcatttgcaaaatatctTAGCAAGTTAAGTGTGCCTGTGCATGGGACAGTGCTGCAGATGCTAGTCTTTAAGTTATACTCAGCAACTATGGAGGTAGTATTATgtgtgttgactgttctattagagtatcttgatcttgcattTTTTTGAGGGGGGAGGGCACAAGGGACACGTACCCCCCTTCCCTTTCCCCCTGGGTCTGCCACtgacacatatgtatgtatgcacaaaaGGTTCTGTCTTTATTAAGCCATTTCATTGCAGGCTGGTAGGACAGCACTACACTTTGCTGTGAATGAAGCTGAACACAAAGTGATTGAGACCTTGTTAAACCTTGCAATTGACATAAACATCAAGAACAAGGTACGTGCAACTGAAGTATTGACAGGAGTTATATACTAACATGTATTATGTACAAGTATGTATATCTAGACAGCCTGCAGCTAGCAATCAAAAGGTTCCACATTGAAGTCCCATGGTCTCTCttcatgagacctggacagacCTTCTGCAAATTACTActaggaggatttgcctgcgcAAAACTTTAGtgtctgagtggtgcacaggcatcccagtactGCTTATTTAGgtagcaatagctgtgtttcacatgGCTGCTGGAGGCTTTGCTTGCTTTGCTTTGCTAAATACGTATGAACATACTGTTAAACATGACAGGATTTTAGGAATTTTGTTAGTAATCAAAGTTGTGAGCATTTGTAATGCGTTACAGGGAGGATGGACAGCTAGAGACATAGCAAAAATTCAGAAGAAGCATGTGATTGCAAAAATGCTTAAAGTGGCAGAAGAGGTATGTAGGGAAATTTAGTCTATTGTATCTGTAGTCTACATGCTTTTCTTCAGAAAAAGAGTTACATCAGGCAGCTCTGCATGACTGCTGATCACTATGGAACAGTACTGATACAGTTACTGACGGTTCTAATTGTTGGACCACCTGGTGTTGGGAAGTCCTCATTGTCACACTCCATACTGGGAAAGCCACTACCAATCCGCAGACATAGTTCACAAGGTGCCACATTCACTCCACAGTTAACTGTGTCTAGTGATACATTTACATGGAGTCAGCTGACTTTCAATGGTGTGGTAGATGAAATAGCCAATGTTATAGCACCAATTGTGCATGATCAAGCAAGCAATACTGCAACCATGAAGAGAAAGCGCTTCAAAAAGCTTAAAGATTACGTCAAACGGTGTACTACAGGTCCTCATCACAGCACGCCCCCATCATCAAAAAGGCATAAGCCACTTATTAGTCAAAGATCTGATTCACTTGATGATGCAGTAATTAGCAAGGTTGTTAACAACAAATCCCACACTGACGATGACATTAAATCGTTTCTTACTATCATTGACAGTGGTGGCCAGAAAGCTTTCCTCAACCTTTATCCAATATTCATCCGTAATCCTTCCCTTGTGATGGTTGTTTTCAAGATGACAGATGAAGCTGATTGCATTTGGAAGCCATTACCACTTGAAGAATACCACTGCCCAGAGGGAGTGTTCACCAACCCTCACCAAACCAACCAGTCCATGGCTGACCTTATCAAACATACAATGGCTAACATTAGTACGTACACTAGTGCAGAAAATGGTAGTAAGGCCACTCGTGTTCTCTGTGTGGGTACTCACAAAGATATGGTGTCTCCTGCTTCTATCACTGCCATAGATCAGCAGCTGAATGATCTTGTCTGTGAGTCTGGCTATACCTCAATTGTTGCACCTAAAGATACATATACGAAGGTTCTTTTTCCAGTGAACAACCTTGTTGCTGGCCACCATGATTTAGAGGATGAAGTTATTCAGCAGATCCGTAGAGTGCCATTGAATTTAGCAGATTGCAAAGACGATGACCGCCCAGTATATGAAGTTCCCATTAGGTGGATCAACTTAGGAGTGTGGATCCGTGAGCAGTGTAATCTTAATGATGTCAAATTCATGGCTTACAAAGGAGTACTGGATGCTGCAATTTATAGTTACCATTTTTCAGATGAAGATGAATTTCTTGCTATGCTGGAATATTTTCATAGCCTCAGCCTATTGCTTTACTATCACAACATTCCCTACCTGAAAGATATCATCATTGTTGACAACAACTTCATCCTTACCAAAGCCTCCAAGTTGGTGGAGCTCAGTTTTACAGGTGCTGGTCTTACTCCAGTAGAATTCAATAATTTCAGATACTGCGGCATATTTTCCAAGGAATTATTAAGCCACCCCAATCTTGGTGATGATATTAATCCACAAGGCTTACTGCAGCTTTTGATGTCATTAAATATTGTGTCACTACTGTCTGATGACCATTACTTCATGCCCTGTGTCCTACCCAGCATTGAAGACTACACAAAGTCGTGTGAAGATTTTCTTTCTGCCAATTATGGTGCTAAGCAATATGAAGCGATTGACATACAGTTTTCAACTGGCTCATTTCCAAGAGGAGTTTTCTGCAGTCTTGTGGTGTGCTTGATGAATTCTGAACATACTGCCAAGCGTTGGAGTCTGTGTCGGTCCACCGAAAAGCACAAAGAAGTTTTCTGCAATTTTGCCACATTTACATTGCCCACTGGACACAGGGTTAGCATACATGATAAGTTGACACATTGTCGGGTTCAGATCCGTCACAAGAACCCCTTCACAACCACTACTGTCCACTGTGAAGTGCAGAAAGTCATTGTCAACCTTGTGAAGGAAGTCTGCAAGACTATGAGTCTCTCTACTGATTTTTGCATTGGATTTCAGTGCTCTGGTCAGGAGTGTCATCATTTAAACAATTGTTTTGTGATGTCTGAAGTGTCTTTGCCATTGCATGACTCAGATGTTCATAGTATCTGTAAGCTGACAAGCAAACCCAGCAGATTAACAGAACAGCATATCGTCTGGTTTAAGGTTGGTTACATTAACTGTGTAGAATATTTTCTATATAGTGTGGAGTAGAGGTTTAAGTATTGACTCTAAAACTAAAGTAGCAACATTCACAATGACATGTAAAGTTTTGTTCATATGTTCTATATTATAAAGACAGAGGATTAATTATTTTGGGTGCTTATATTTATGTGTACATATTATAGTGTAAAAGATGGCATAACATGTTCTGATCACATATTTAGCCTCCCAAAAATGAGCCT comes from Dysidea avara chromosome 4, odDysAvar1.4, whole genome shotgun sequence and encodes:
- the LOC136254815 gene encoding uncharacterized protein; its protein translation is MSRTSEEISSFHHAASQGDLELIKEFIEVQDLSADEADEDGWTPLMCASQRGQCEAVEMLVSTYHADINRQDKAGRTALHFAVNEAEHKVIETLLNLAIDINIKNKGGWTARDIAKIQKKHVIAKMLKVAEEKKSYIRQLCMTADHYGTVLIQLLTVLIVGPPGVGKSSLSHSILGKPLPIRRHSSQGATFTPQLTVSSDTFTWSQLTFNGVVDEIANVIAPIVHDQASNTATMKRKRFKKLKDYVKRCTTGPHHSTPPSSKRHKPLISQRSDSLDDAVISKVVNNKSHTDDDIKSFLTIIDSGGQKAFLNLYPIFIRNPSLVMVVFKMTDEADCIWKPLPLEEYHCPEGVFTNPHQTNQSMADLIKHTMANISTYTSAENGSKATRVLCVGTHKDMVSPASITAIDQQLNDLVCESGYTSIVAPKDTYTKVLFPVNNLVAGHHDLEDEVIQQIRRVPLNLADCKDDDRPVYEVPIRWINLGVWIREQCNLNDVKFMAYKGVLDAAIYSYHFSDEDEFLAMLEYFHSLSLLLYYHNIPYLKDIIIVDNNFILTKASKLVELSFTGAGLTPVEFNNFRYCGIFSKELLSHPNLGDDINPQGLLQLLMSLNIVSLLSDDHYFMPCVLPSIEDYTKSCEDFLSANYGAKQYEAIDIQFSTGSFPRGVFCSLVVCLMNSEHTAKRWSLCRSTEKHKEVFCNFATFTLPTGHRVSIHDKLTHCRVQIRHKNPFTTTTVHCEVQKVIVNLVKEVCKTMSLSTDFCIGFQCSGQECHHLNNCFVMSEVSLPLHDSDVHSICKLTSKPSRLTEQHIVWFKPPKNEPGAKDVSQVGTVPISVIISANHSSHTPVDISELLVYSQDWTTEWWSIGVKLGLPVQRLEEIRIDHHRVQDCCHQMLLLWSRADPTSCYCKLVTALDQLNMKEAAMRLAKEL